From a single Aestuariibius sp. HNIBRBA575 genomic region:
- a CDS encoding BlaI/MecI/CopY family transcriptional regulator → MRTKRKSEFLTEVELEFMTELWALGQGSVRDVLARLAPERNLAYTSAATILRIMEQKEFVTSEKDGKTFIYRPALAKNEYQSRTLRDLSDKLFDGTPASLVARLVDDQGMSEETLEEIRALLDRRLTDHDH, encoded by the coding sequence ATGCGGACCAAGCGTAAGAGTGAGTTTTTAACCGAGGTTGAACTGGAGTTCATGACTGAACTGTGGGCCTTGGGGCAGGGGTCCGTGCGCGATGTGCTCGCGCGATTGGCCCCGGAACGCAATCTTGCTTATACGTCTGCCGCCACGATCCTGCGCATCATGGAACAAAAGGAATTTGTCACCAGCGAAAAGGACGGGAAAACGTTCATCTATCGCCCTGCATTGGCGAAAAATGAATATCAGTCGCGCACATTGCGTGATCTGTCAGATAAATTGTTTGACGGAACCCCGGCATCATTGGTGGCACGTTTGGTAGACGATCAAGGAATGTCCGAAGAGACATTAGAGGAGATACGGGCGCTTCTGGATAGGAGATTGACCGACCATGATCATTGA
- a CDS encoding DUF2160 domain-containing protein, with translation MFNWMAWTWPTALFFIGIFTAMAIITMIEIRYPGTSERKGALGLTTTRGDRLFLSLLGTAYIFLAWLLFFGMPLWAPLGISICWGVFCFFKV, from the coding sequence ATGTTTAACTGGATGGCATGGACGTGGCCGACCGCGTTGTTTTTCATCGGGATTTTCACCGCAATGGCGATTATCACCATGATCGAAATCCGCTATCCCGGCACGTCAGAACGCAAAGGCGCGCTGGGCCTGACCACCACCCGCGGCGACCGGCTCTTCCTGTCGCTGCTGGGCACGGCTTATATCTTTCTGGCGTGGTTGTTGTTCTTTGGAATGCCGCTTTGGGCACCACTGGGGATCAGCATCTGTTGGGGCGTTTTCTGCTTCTTTAAAGTGTAA
- a CDS encoding carbohydrate ABC transporter permease: MKKRSLIPIFYILFLLLPIYWLVAMSFKTTNEILSGFSLFPQTFTIDNYVTIFTDPTWYWGYINSIIYVSLNTVISIAVALPAAYAFSRYRFLGDKTLFFWLLTNRMAPAAVFALPFFQLYSAVGLFDTHLAVALAHALFNIPLAVWILEGFMGGVPKELDETAYVDGYSFPRFFATIFLPSIKAGVGVAAFFCFMFSWVELLLAKTLTAVEAKPIAATMTKTASSAGYELGLLAAAGTLTIIPGAIVIYFVRNYIAKGFALGRV, translated from the coding sequence ATGAAGAAGCGTAGTCTGATCCCGATCTTTTATATCCTGTTTCTGCTGTTGCCGATCTATTGGCTTGTCGCCATGAGCTTTAAGACAACCAACGAAATCCTGTCTGGGTTTTCGCTGTTCCCGCAGACATTCACGATCGACAATTACGTCACCATTTTCACCGATCCAACGTGGTATTGGGGCTATATCAACTCGATCATTTATGTGTCGCTGAACACGGTGATTTCGATCGCAGTTGCCCTGCCAGCCGCCTACGCGTTTTCACGCTATCGGTTTCTGGGCGACAAAACCCTGTTTTTCTGGCTGCTGACCAACCGGATGGCCCCGGCTGCGGTGTTTGCCTTGCCTTTCTTTCAGCTCTATTCGGCTGTGGGATTGTTTGACACGCATCTGGCGGTGGCCTTGGCGCATGCCTTGTTCAACATCCCGCTGGCGGTCTGGATCCTAGAGGGATTTATGGGCGGCGTGCCCAAGGAATTGGACGAAACCGCCTATGTGGATGGCTATTCCTTCCCCCGATTCTTTGCGACGATATTTTTGCCGTCAATCAAGGCAGGTGTTGGCGTTGCGGCGTTCTTTTGCTTCATGTTTTCGTGGGTCGAATTGCTGTTGGCCAAGACACTAACCGCCGTCGAGGCCAAGCCGATTGCCGCCACAATGACCAAAACCGCGTCCTCTGCTGGATATGAGCTGGGCCTGTTGGCTGCGGCGGGGACGCTTACCATTATTCCGGGCGCGATTGTGATCTATTTCGTGCGCAACTACATCGCCAAGGGCTTTGCCCTGGGAAGGGTTTGA